One genomic window of Aggregatilinea lenta includes the following:
- a CDS encoding ComEC/Rec2 family competence protein, whose protein sequence is MTLLYLVTAWVAGAVAATSASAPVDAWLLVALLCTLCAVVMRSDRRWRLVFVCGVCLALGAARSTVAQRGPGPGHVAHFTGTGYVTLTGTITRPPDPRDTYTGLRVEVESLTADSESFDVNGLVLVQASPYGDYEYGDRVTVSGTLLTPPEFDGFSYRDYLARQGICAMIQNAQVDVTAHDQGRPWLAALYGVRDHARRTIDRLLPSPQAPLLNGILLGDESAIPDDVDTAFQRTGTAHIVAISGSNIVIVIGVLMGLLAPSLGRRRAAWATLLGIAAYTVFVGAAASVVRAALMGGLAIFATQTGRRAHGLTTLAFAAWLMSLWNPLVLWDVGFQLSVAATAGLVFFSHDFERLLETGLSRLFSAETARQVTRWLSEPIAVSLAAQVTTLPLLVLYFGQISLVTLIANALVVPLQPYIMLMGGLATILGLIAPVLGQPAAWIAWIPLTLTIEIVRGLAAVDWASLPFTITPEAAWIAMGALALGGLFRFKHPEDRAALVARLRQRVTTYAVLVAGIILAVLVWSVALQMPDGKLHVWFLDVGHGNAVLIQTPNGVQILVDGGPNPTELRRAVGDALPFWDHDLDLLIVTEPFASEIGALPSLLDAYTVQTVLTNGETEQTDAYQTVAQRWNAQNAQVVPVFAGYTVRLGDGVTLEVLYPFTPTWDDDETRDALVLRLTYGSASFLIAPELGADAEAALLASPQYLGSTVLSLVSHGDEDANPPELLARVSPQVAAVMVGVGQRSGLPDAVLLDRVEAATGRRVYRTDQDGTVEFVTDGASLHVFTGR, encoded by the coding sequence ATGACTCTGCTCTATCTGGTCACCGCCTGGGTTGCAGGCGCTGTCGCCGCGACTTCTGCCAGCGCGCCCGTCGATGCCTGGCTGCTGGTGGCGCTGCTCTGCACGCTGTGTGCGGTCGTCATGCGGAGCGACCGCCGCTGGCGGCTGGTGTTCGTATGCGGCGTATGCCTCGCGCTGGGCGCAGCCCGCTCGACCGTCGCTCAACGTGGTCCCGGTCCCGGCCACGTCGCGCACTTCACGGGCACCGGCTACGTCACCCTCACCGGCACGATCACGCGCCCACCCGATCCGCGCGACACCTACACCGGGCTGCGCGTGGAAGTCGAGAGCCTCACGGCAGATAGTGAGTCGTTTGACGTTAACGGGCTGGTGCTGGTTCAGGCGTCTCCGTACGGCGACTATGAGTACGGCGACCGCGTGACGGTGAGCGGCACGTTGCTCACCCCGCCGGAGTTCGATGGCTTCTCGTACCGCGACTACCTCGCCCGCCAGGGCATCTGCGCCATGATCCAGAATGCCCAGGTGGACGTCACCGCGCATGACCAGGGACGACCCTGGCTGGCCGCGCTGTACGGCGTTCGTGACCACGCACGCCGCACCATCGACCGCCTGCTGCCCAGTCCGCAAGCACCGCTGCTTAACGGCATCTTGCTGGGCGACGAGAGTGCCATTCCCGACGACGTAGACACCGCGTTCCAGCGCACCGGCACCGCGCACATCGTCGCCATTTCCGGCTCGAACATTGTGATCGTGATCGGCGTGCTGATGGGCCTGCTGGCACCCAGCCTGGGACGGCGGCGTGCCGCCTGGGCCACGCTGCTTGGCATCGCAGCCTATACCGTCTTCGTCGGTGCGGCGGCGTCGGTCGTGCGCGCGGCACTGATGGGCGGGCTGGCGATCTTCGCCACGCAGACAGGTCGGCGCGCCCACGGTCTGACCACGCTGGCCTTCGCCGCGTGGCTGATGTCGCTGTGGAATCCACTGGTGCTGTGGGATGTTGGCTTCCAATTGAGCGTCGCCGCGACCGCCGGGCTGGTCTTCTTCAGCCACGACTTCGAGCGCCTGCTGGAAACCGGCCTCAGCCGCCTGTTCAGCGCGGAGACGGCGCGGCAGGTTACGCGCTGGCTCTCGGAACCCATCGCGGTCAGCCTCGCGGCCCAGGTGACCACGCTGCCGCTGCTCGTGCTGTACTTCGGCCAGATCTCGCTGGTCACGCTCATTGCCAACGCGCTGGTCGTGCCTCTCCAGCCCTACATTATGCTCATGGGGGGACTGGCGACCATCTTGGGGTTGATTGCGCCCGTGCTCGGCCAACCTGCCGCGTGGATTGCCTGGATTCCGCTCACGCTGACGATTGAGATCGTACGCGGGCTGGCGGCAGTCGATTGGGCGTCCCTACCCTTCACCATCACGCCGGAGGCCGCCTGGATCGCGATGGGCGCACTGGCCCTGGGGGGACTCTTCCGGTTCAAGCACCCGGAGGATCGCGCGGCGCTCGTGGCGCGGCTCCGCCAGCGCGTAACCACTTACGCCGTGCTCGTCGCGGGGATCATCCTCGCGGTGTTGGTGTGGAGCGTCGCTCTGCAGATGCCAGATGGCAAGCTGCATGTCTGGTTCCTGGACGTGGGCCATGGCAACGCCGTGCTGATCCAGACGCCGAACGGCGTGCAGATCCTGGTCGACGGCGGGCCGAACCCGACCGAGCTGCGGCGCGCGGTCGGCGACGCGCTACCGTTCTGGGACCACGACCTCGATCTGTTGATCGTGACGGAGCCGTTCGCTTCCGAGATCGGTGCGCTGCCATCGCTGCTTGACGCCTATACGGTCCAGACCGTGCTGACCAACGGCGAAACGGAACAAACGGACGCCTATCAGACGGTCGCGCAGCGGTGGAACGCGCAAAATGCACAGGTCGTGCCAGTATTCGCTGGCTACACCGTGCGGCTGGGCGATGGGGTCACGCTTGAGGTGCTCTATCCGTTCACGCCTACCTGGGATGATGATGAAACGCGCGACGCCTTGGTGCTGCGCCTCACGTATGGCAGCGCCTCGTTCCTCATCGCGCCGGAACTCGGCGCAGACGCAGAAGCGGCGTTGCTCGCCAGTCCGCAGTACCTGGGCAGCACGGTGTTATCGCTTGTGTCACATGGGGATGAGGACGCCAACCCGCCGGAGCTGCTCGCCAGGGTCAGCCCGCAGGTCGCCGCCGTGATGGTCGGCGTGGGGCAGCGCAGCGGTCTGCCGGATGCCGTGCTGCTGGACCGGGTCGAAGCCGCGACGGGTCGCCGCGTCTACAGGACCGATCAGGATGGCACGGTGGAATTCGTCACGGATGGCGCATCACTGCACGTCTTCACCGGGCGCTAG
- the ppk1 gene encoding polyphosphate kinase 1 — MIDKQEALPDGEPLVSGAVDLRDPALFINRELSMLEFNYRVLEEALDPQTPLLERVKFLAIFANNLDEFFMIRVSGLREQVAAGVIETPADGLTPAQQLVAIRKRLLPMLETQDRCFHEDVLPQLEAHDIFIHRYADLSDERKSALGYYFDSEVFPVLTPLAVDPGRPFPHISNLSLNLAVLLRDELGQERFARLKVPPALPRLIPIHDIAQRYQGKPEPRSKRFVFLEEVIAANLDKLFPGMTLLDNYPFRVTRNADMEIEEDEASDLLETIEAGVRQRRFGRVVRLEVEADMPPAVLDLLKGYLNIERSDIYQGWGPLGMSQLFELADVDMPELKFVPFVPQRPAMLNQYDDIFSILRNQDVLLHHPYDSFMPVVEFIRRAAYDPKVLAIKVTLYRVGSNSPIVNALLEAQENGKQVAVLVELKARFDEENNIVWARKLEAQGVHVVYGLVGLKTHCKVALVVRREDDGLRRYVHFSTGNYNATTARIYTDMGYLTSREDLGIDASEIFNRLTGYAPAAAYRELLVAPEYLRNEIDYLIRREIQHAVEGRGGHLIMKMNALVDPKLIRRLYEASIAGVKVDLLVRSICCLRPGLPGISDNVRVTSIVGRFLEHSRIYYFANGGEPEVFMGSADLMPRNLDRRVETVFPVQDPALRARMADEILAIQLADNVKARELQQDGTYKRLVPGDETAINSQLWFMEQARITP, encoded by the coding sequence ATGATAGACAAGCAGGAAGCGCTTCCCGATGGTGAGCCTTTGGTATCTGGCGCGGTCGATTTACGTGATCCTGCGCTGTTTATCAATCGCGAACTCAGTATGCTGGAGTTCAACTACCGCGTTTTGGAAGAAGCGCTCGACCCGCAAACGCCCTTGTTGGAGCGGGTCAAGTTCCTGGCTATCTTCGCCAACAACCTCGATGAATTTTTCATGATCCGTGTGTCGGGTTTGCGCGAGCAGGTGGCTGCGGGCGTGATCGAGACACCCGCCGACGGCCTCACGCCCGCGCAGCAGTTGGTCGCGATCCGCAAGCGGCTGCTGCCCATGCTCGAAACGCAGGACCGCTGCTTCCACGAAGACGTGCTGCCACAGCTCGAAGCGCACGACATCTTCATTCACCGCTACGCCGACCTGTCCGACGAGCGCAAATCCGCCCTGGGCTACTACTTCGACAGCGAGGTCTTCCCGGTGCTCACGCCACTGGCCGTGGACCCTGGCAGGCCGTTTCCCCACATCTCGAACCTCAGCCTCAACCTGGCCGTGCTGCTGCGCGACGAACTGGGGCAGGAGCGCTTCGCCCGGCTGAAGGTCCCGCCTGCGCTACCGCGCCTGATCCCTATTCACGACATCGCACAGCGCTACCAGGGCAAGCCGGAACCGCGCAGCAAGCGCTTCGTCTTTCTGGAAGAGGTCATTGCAGCCAACCTGGATAAGCTGTTCCCTGGCATGACACTGCTCGACAACTACCCGTTCCGCGTGACGCGCAACGCCGACATGGAAATTGAAGAGGACGAGGCATCGGATCTGCTGGAAACGATCGAGGCGGGCGTGCGCCAGCGGCGGTTTGGGCGTGTGGTGCGGCTCGAAGTCGAAGCGGACATGCCGCCGGCTGTGCTTGATCTGCTCAAGGGCTATTTGAATATCGAGCGCTCCGACATATATCAGGGTTGGGGGCCGCTCGGCATGAGCCAATTGTTCGAGCTGGCCGACGTGGACATGCCGGAGCTAAAGTTTGTACCGTTCGTGCCGCAGCGTCCCGCCATGCTGAACCAGTACGACGACATCTTTTCGATCCTGCGCAACCAGGACGTGCTGCTGCATCACCCGTATGATTCGTTCATGCCGGTGGTCGAGTTTATCCGCCGTGCAGCGTACGATCCGAAGGTGCTGGCGATCAAAGTGACGCTGTACCGCGTCGGGAGTAACTCGCCAATCGTGAATGCGCTGCTCGAAGCGCAGGAGAACGGCAAGCAGGTGGCCGTGCTGGTCGAACTCAAGGCGCGGTTTGACGAGGAGAACAACATCGTGTGGGCGCGCAAGCTGGAGGCGCAGGGCGTGCACGTGGTGTACGGCCTCGTCGGGCTGAAGACGCACTGTAAGGTGGCGCTGGTGGTGCGCCGTGAAGACGACGGCCTGCGTCGCTATGTGCACTTTAGCACCGGGAACTACAACGCCACCACCGCACGTATCTACACGGACATGGGCTACCTGACCAGCCGCGAGGACTTGGGTATCGACGCCAGCGAGATCTTCAATCGTCTAACGGGGTACGCACCCGCCGCCGCGTACCGCGAGCTGCTGGTCGCCCCGGAATATCTGCGCAACGAGATCGACTACCTGATCCGGCGCGAGATCCAGCACGCGGTCGAGGGGCGGGGCGGTCATCTCATCATGAAAATGAATGCCCTGGTCGATCCGAAGCTCATCCGGCGATTGTACGAAGCGTCGATTGCCGGGGTCAAGGTAGATTTGTTAGTGCGCAGCATCTGCTGTCTGCGGCCTGGATTGCCCGGTATCAGCGACAATGTGCGCGTGACGAGCATCGTTGGGCGTTTCCTCGAACACAGCCGGATTTATTACTTCGCCAACGGCGGCGAGCCAGAAGTCTTCATGGGCAGCGCGGACCTGATGCCGCGCAATCTCGACCGCCGCGTGGAAACCGTGTTCCCGGTGCAGGACCCGGCACTGCGAGCGCGGATGGCGGACGAAATCCTCGCAATTCAATTGGCGGACAACGTCAAGGCGCGCGAGCTTCAACAGGACGGGACGTACAAGCGTCTCGTCCCCGGCGACGAAACCGCGATTAACAGCCAGTTGTGGTTCATGGAGCAGGCGCGTATAACGCCCTAG
- a CDS encoding DnaB-like helicase C-terminal domain-containing protein has product MSTRRFHDDMADKPASGTYVPNSGPTPPDIERAPEDPKRRVVPRGRSNKNTAHMPRTLAQVMNEANDMVVRGDLTEYVPLPTGFDPLDGMIGGGLRKTELLLLGGAQGIGKTIATLQIARNIAMRSGQFAFYLSYEHTETHLMNRLLCLESINPPEVDLKQGIRLKDMYDVIIAERAKSTLRGASDSGGSLQTILRENSKTAMALARMNRYADRLILVKASPAVTTLRAIREMTSRLCDATGGNVTVFVDYLQKIAIHPERATDEGEKVTIVVEGLKDMALALGVPVWAIVAADREGLKANRLHLFHLRGSSALDYECDIAIVMNNKYHILSKEHVTFNPYQARQFRDWVVFTIEKNRAGRAMQDMEFQLHAPYFAFDPRGQKVQQQLIDEKIIES; this is encoded by the coding sequence ATGTCAACACGACGCTTCCATGACGACATGGCCGACAAGCCCGCGTCAGGAACCTATGTCCCAAATTCTGGCCCTACCCCACCCGACATCGAGCGTGCGCCGGAAGACCCGAAGCGCCGTGTAGTGCCGCGCGGACGCTCCAACAAGAATACGGCCCACATGCCGCGCACGCTGGCCCAGGTCATGAACGAAGCCAACGACATGGTCGTTCGCGGCGATCTGACCGAATATGTCCCGCTGCCTACCGGGTTCGACCCGCTGGACGGCATGATCGGGGGCGGGCTGCGCAAGACCGAGCTGCTGCTGCTGGGTGGCGCACAGGGGATCGGCAAGACGATCGCCACGCTGCAAATCGCGCGCAACATCGCCATGCGCAGCGGCCAGTTCGCGTTTTACCTCTCCTACGAGCATACCGAAACGCACTTAATGAACCGGCTGTTGTGCCTGGAAAGCATCAACCCCCCCGAGGTCGATCTCAAGCAGGGCATCCGGCTCAAGGACATGTACGATGTGATCATTGCCGAGCGTGCCAAGAGCACCCTGCGCGGCGCATCGGACAGCGGTGGATCGCTGCAGACGATCCTGCGCGAGAATTCCAAGACGGCGATGGCCCTCGCACGAATGAACCGCTACGCCGACCGGCTGATTCTGGTCAAGGCCAGCCCTGCCGTGACGACACTGCGCGCTATCCGCGAGATGACCAGCCGCCTCTGCGACGCGACCGGCGGTAACGTCACCGTCTTTGTGGACTACTTGCAGAAGATCGCCATACACCCGGAGCGTGCCACCGACGAGGGCGAAAAGGTCACCATCGTGGTCGAGGGCCTGAAGGATATGGCGCTGGCGCTGGGCGTGCCCGTCTGGGCCATCGTCGCGGCGGACCGCGAAGGGCTGAAGGCGAATCGCTTGCACTTGTTCCACCTGCGCGGCAGTTCTGCGCTCGACTACGAGTGCGATATCGCCATCGTGATGAACAACAAGTATCACATCCTCTCGAAAGAACATGTGACCTTCAACCCGTACCAGGCGCGTCAGTTCCGTGACTGGGTGGTGTTTACCATCGAGAAGAACCGCGCCGGGCGCGCTATGCAGGACATGGAGTTCCAGCTTCACGCGCCTTACTTCGCGTTCGACCCGCGCGGGCAGAAAGTCCAGCAGCAACTCATCGACGAGAAGATCATCGAGTCGTAA
- the lipA gene encoding lipoyl synthase encodes MVVTDLISVNDIQIPEQSPNPRPKRRPEWIKVRAPSGENYELVRGLMRSKQLHTVCEEAMCPNLGECWGRGTATFLMMGDTCTRSCRFCDIKTGRPSPLDWQEPNRIAQSVKAMNLRHVVITSVNRDERKDGGAPIFAMVIRRIRQLQPGCSIEVLIPDFKGSREALKTVMDAQPEILNHNVETVRRMFRTVQPQDHYEWAEATLRNAKELDPLVLTKSGIMVGLGETFDEVVETMRDLASWGVDILTLGQYLQPSRKHMPIDRYYTPDEFAELKRLGLEMGFKWVESGPLVRSSYRADEQVRELSQLNTIHLRDGAQ; translated from the coding sequence ATGGTAGTGACTGACCTGATCAGCGTCAACGACATTCAAATACCGGAACAGTCCCCTAACCCGCGCCCAAAGCGCCGCCCGGAATGGATCAAAGTGCGCGCGCCCAGCGGCGAAAATTACGAGTTGGTGCGCGGCCTGATGCGCAGCAAACAACTGCACACGGTCTGCGAAGAGGCGATGTGCCCTAACCTGGGCGAGTGCTGGGGCAGGGGCACGGCGACGTTCCTGATGATGGGCGACACCTGCACGCGCTCGTGCCGTTTCTGCGACATCAAGACCGGACGCCCCTCGCCGCTCGACTGGCAGGAACCCAACCGCATCGCACAGTCGGTCAAGGCAATGAACCTGCGCCACGTGGTGATCACCAGTGTCAACCGCGACGAGCGCAAGGACGGCGGCGCGCCGATCTTCGCAATGGTGATCCGCCGGATTCGCCAGCTTCAGCCTGGGTGCAGCATCGAAGTGCTGATCCCGGACTTCAAAGGCAGCCGCGAGGCGCTGAAGACCGTTATGGACGCGCAGCCGGAAATTCTGAATCACAACGTGGAAACCGTACGACGGATGTTCCGCACGGTGCAGCCGCAGGACCATTACGAGTGGGCCGAAGCGACGCTGCGCAACGCCAAGGAACTCGATCCGCTGGTGCTGACGAAAAGCGGGATCATGGTTGGCCTGGGCGAAACCTTCGACGAAGTGGTTGAGACGATGCGCGATTTGGCGAGTTGGGGCGTGGATATCCTCACGCTTGGGCAATACCTTCAGCCAAGCCGCAAGCACATGCCCATCGACCGCTACTATACGCCCGATGAGTTTGCGGAACTGAAGCGGCTGGGGCTGGAGATGGGCTTCAAGTGGGTCGAGAGCGGCCCGCTGGTGCGCAGCAGCTATCGCGCGGACGAGCAGGTGCGCGAACTATCGCAGCTCAACACCATTCACCTGCGTGACGGCGCGCAGTAA
- a CDS encoding pyridoxamine 5'-phosphate oxidase family protein — protein MNLVPDAFQDLFHDSTINAFAVIATVTPNGIPVTTPIWFLADEDTILFSAALNSVKHHNIQANPSVSLCVMTENNHVRYVEVRGQVTEITREGWSEFSRRIKQKYPGGEDPSNTTPPNTAIFKVTPSKVFAFDYS, from the coding sequence ATGAACCTCGTACCCGATGCCTTTCAAGACCTGTTTCACGACAGCACCATAAACGCGTTCGCGGTTATTGCAACCGTCACGCCCAACGGAATTCCCGTCACAACACCAATCTGGTTCCTGGCCGACGAGGACACAATCCTGTTTAGCGCTGCACTGAACAGCGTCAAGCACCACAACATCCAGGCGAACCCCAGTGTCTCGCTGTGCGTAATGACCGAGAATAACCACGTGCGCTATGTCGAGGTACGCGGGCAGGTTACGGAGATCACGCGCGAAGGGTGGAGCGAGTTTTCGCGCCGGATCAAGCAGAAATACCCCGGCGGCGAGGACCCGTCCAACACCACACCACCCAACACCGCGATCTTCAAAGTGACGCCAAGCAAGGTGTTCGCATTCGATTACAGTTAA